From the Lysobacter sp. FW306-1B-D06B genome, one window contains:
- a CDS encoding DUF4019 domain-containing protein produces the protein MCKWLGRLMSGDKPLAPTIGAAIGPVPLEPDSPAQLDHSNNDDSKGFEVAPELISDHTDANELVKAALELAQLMGTNQVGQAWDQASPVMKRVIGRATFLDTVTAQRGSYGALTERRWASVSRYTVEASAQTPPGAYANVEFEVRFANRKVGREMVAFHLDERGTWRFSGYAITHPPAEPAVQYEPSERKP, from the coding sequence ATGTGCAAATGGCTCGGCCGGTTGATGAGTGGAGACAAGCCGCTCGCGCCAACGATCGGTGCGGCGATCGGACCAGTTCCGCTGGAGCCTGATTCCCCCGCCCAATTGGACCACAGTAACAACGACGATTCGAAAGGTTTTGAGGTCGCACCTGAACTGATCTCGGACCACACCGATGCCAATGAGCTGGTCAAGGCCGCGTTGGAATTGGCGCAGCTTATGGGCACGAATCAGGTCGGCCAAGCCTGGGATCAGGCATCCCCGGTGATGAAGCGGGTCATCGGTCGAGCGACGTTCCTGGACACGGTCACCGCTCAACGTGGGTCGTACGGCGCGCTAACGGAACGACGCTGGGCGTCGGTCAGCCGCTACACGGTCGAGGCCAGTGCGCAGACACCGCCGGGCGCGTATGCGAATGTCGAGTTTGAGGTGCGCTTCGCCAACCGGAAGGTCGGTCGGGAAATGGTGGCATTTCACCTGGACGAGCGGGGTACATGGCGTTTCAGCGGGTATGCCATTACGCACCCGCCGGCCGAGCCGGCAGTACAGTATGAGCCATCTGAGAGAAAACCATGA
- the lepB gene encoding signal peptidase I, producing the protein MGWIELLLVGLTTFTGLVCLLDVLVLAKRRRAREGLLDDGEESLVIDYSKALFPVLALMLILRSFIAEPFRIPSNSMMPTLLTGDFILVNKFTYGLRLPITNKKVVDLGEPQRGDVVVFRPPHHPNQDWIKRVIGLPGDHIGYHDNQLTVNGHVLRNFPIGMYQGTGNGAEMTGAEEFRENLLGREHSVLERTNVAFRDQLEGDWVVPEGQYFVMGDNRDNSDDSRYWGFLPERSLRGKAFLIWMNFDGGVDTGRLGTRIQ; encoded by the coding sequence ATGGGTTGGATTGAGCTACTCCTGGTTGGCCTGACAACTTTCACCGGTCTTGTCTGTCTGCTCGATGTGCTGGTACTCGCGAAGCGTCGCAGGGCGCGCGAAGGTCTACTAGACGACGGCGAGGAATCGCTCGTCATCGATTACTCCAAGGCACTCTTTCCAGTGCTAGCGTTGATGTTGATCCTGCGGAGTTTCATTGCAGAGCCATTTCGCATCCCCTCCAATTCAATGATGCCGACCCTACTGACGGGCGACTTCATCTTGGTGAACAAGTTCACCTACGGCTTGCGCCTGCCGATCACGAACAAGAAGGTCGTCGACCTGGGCGAGCCCCAGCGCGGCGATGTGGTGGTCTTTCGCCCGCCCCACCACCCCAATCAAGACTGGATCAAGCGCGTAATCGGCCTGCCCGGCGACCACATCGGATATCACGACAACCAGCTCACAGTGAACGGGCACGTGCTACGCAATTTCCCGATCGGCATGTACCAGGGCACCGGCAACGGCGCAGAGATGACCGGCGCCGAGGAGTTTCGCGAGAACTTGCTTGGTCGCGAGCACAGCGTCCTGGAGCGCACCAATGTGGCGTTCCGCGACCAACTAGAAGGCGACTGGGTCGTGCCGGAAGGTCAGTATTTCGTGATGGGCGATAACCGCGACAACAGCGACGACAGCCGATACTGGGGCTTCCTGCCGGAGCGGAGCCTGCGCGGCAAGGCTTTCCTGATCTGGATGAACTTCGATGGCGGCGTGGACACCGGGCGCCTAGGCACCCGGATCCAGTAG